The Paenibacillus sp. G2S3 region AATCATAGGACGAATCCCTCTACGGAATCGCGCCTGATGGCGGGTCAAATGATACGTATATCTCCATCTACGATGATTTTCAGTGGAATGTAGCTGTGCAGATACACTAAAAGTAGAATCCACACGATATTTAACCAGCTCCACGGGGATAAAGCGAATATCACAATGTTCAGCCATTCTAAGCCAGTAATCATAATCCTCCACCGGTTCCATTCCATACGCTCCAACAAGCTTCGCAACCTGCGATTTGTACATGAAAGAAACGCCAATAAGCGAGTAATCCAGCAAGCTCTCTTTGGGCTGTGACTGATAATTTCGCTGAGTAGCTAGTTGATGTTCGTTATGAAGTAGGGTTCCCTCGTTATCTATACTTTGAAAAGAACTGTACACGATCCCTAGCTCCTGCGGCCCCTTCACTAGAGCACCTCGAAGAATTTCGAGAAAACGGGGTTCATAAACATTATCGCTGGAGACCCAACTCAAATACTGAATACTGGGATCGCTAAACAAAAGATCAAAGCCCGTATTCAGCGCATGTGCGATACCCCTGTTCTGTACATAAGAGATAATTGTAACCCTCGGATCCTCGGCAATGATAGATCTCACAAGCGGTTCCATTTCTGGCGCACCATCAATCACAATGACCAGTCGAAATTCGGTGAAGGTTTGGCGCAGCACAGACTCCAGAGCTTGCCGGAGAAATTCCGGCTTTTGGGTATACAAAGGCATAACTACCCCTACATCCGCCATGATTTTTACCTCTCTCTACATTGGAGTATACGATTAGTATATTTAAATTCCACCTTTGTGCCTGTGTGAATGCCTCTTAGAGGATTTATTGCGCCTAAAAAAGAAGCAACCACCCTGTTTTTATCGGTGATTGCTTCTTGATTTTCTGATACCCATTGTTAGATCGCAATATTTCCGCAATATATCTGATTCCCTTGTCCAAACACAATGAACCTCAATTCATAATATATAGCAAACTAATAGAAGAGGTGAAGCTCATGGCAAGTACAACAGGTATCATTACGAACACAGGAACTACTCCAGCATCCAACGTGGTCATTAACATCGACAATGACAACCTTAGTTTTTCATCTAACGTAGTCTATCACGTTTACGTATGGAATACCTTTGTTAGTAAGGCTTTAGTCTACTCCAGCTCATTGAATATTAATGCTAACACCAGCCAGATTCTCAGTTTTACTATCGCAGGCAATTCAGCATATGAAGTCCAATTTCTCGTAACTGGAAATGCACCCGCAGACACGATTATTACGGTATTCGGAACGGATTCGTCAGGCAACGTCATCCCTCATCAAAGAGTGCTGCAATCCGAACTTACTTTCATAGCCCAGCTGAATCCGTAAGTACCAAAAACTCTATTGCGAAAGGAGTTTTGCATGGTTAATATTCAAATTTCGCCGAGCACAAGCGCTCAATTCGAGCCAACGATCGCGGTAAATTGGCTTAATCCTTCGGTGATGGTTGCCGTTGCTGTAGACCTTCGGTCAGGCCCTCCCAATATAGGTTTATACAAATCTATTGACGCAGGTGCCACTTGGACAACAACATTATTACCGCTACCTACAGGATTTGCAGGCATCGAAGCACCACATATTGATTATATTTTTCCAACCACGTTCGTAGTATTGGCTCATGCCTTCGATTCAGATGGTCTCAGCGGGTCGATTGTTTCCTATACCTCTGTCGACAACGCCTCTTCATTCGGACCGCCAGTCATCGTGAATCAAGGGTTTGGACAGTTTGTGAATGATGACCAGGTGGTCGTTGTCACCGACAAGGCTGGATCAAGTCCCTATTTTGGAAATGTATATACTGGTTATACGCATGATTACAACACCCAATTCATACCAGGAAATACGATATTCTTCAATCGTTCCCTAGATAGCGGTGATACCTATTTCAGTCCCGCCCTGCTGTCTTCGGTCGAAGAATTTGAAGAATTCCCCGGTATAGCAATCACATTAAATGGGATTGTTGTCGTGGGATGGATCAATCAGCCTCCCGGTAATACTGATCTTAAAATTCGCACATCCCCAGACGGTGGAGTCACTTTTACGCCTGAAACCATGGTCGACACCGTTGTAGTCCCACCAGATCCATTGCCGGGATATTCATTTAGATGTCTGACATATCCTTCACTCGCAGCGGATATTTCTAATGCACCGACAACGCAAGGTAATGTCTATGCTGTATGGCAAGATTTCCGAGAAGGTTATGCCGATATTTTTCTTGCTACTTCCACTGATTTCGGTGTGGATTGGGGCACACCAATATCCATTACGGGTAGTCCAGCGGGCTCCCAAAACTTTTTCCCAGCCATCACCGTGTCCCCTGCGGATGGCGCAATATTCGTTACCTATTACACTAATCGAGTCAATCCCCTCAACCTTGATGTTTATCTAGCTACATCTAGAGATGGCGGTATGACGTTTACAAACACCCGTATAACGACAACTTCCTTTGACGTCACCGGCATTACCCTTATTGGGGACTACATTGGCAATGCCATCGTCCCCCAAACAGGCCGTCTAGTGAGCGTATGGACGGACACGCGGACCGGTACAGAGAACATTTGGTTTGGTGATAATCAATAAGCTATTAATAAACTTCTGATGATTCATAAAAAGGATGCCGAGCGAATATGCGGCATCCTTTTTTTTGCGTAGCGAGACTAACCTGACCATTCTCTCGGTAATCGAGAAGCCAACCTTCATGGATTACTCTGATGTTCTTAAACTAAGTGTTTTGCAGGAAATGTAATTTTTCATGATTTCAATTTCATAAAAAAAAGCTCCCAATAGGGAGCCTAAACGTTAAAACAACAAATTTTGGGGATTTATTCCACGTACAATAACTATATGTAAAACATCTATCTAACTACATCTACAAGGATGTATCAGAAGTTAGTTAAAGCCGCATAGGGATTAGGAATATCACTTTTTATACCGAGTTGTATCTACACTAAAAAACACTCATCTACAAGGCGATCTGTGGGCAAAGTGTGGGTACTTAAAAAGGAGAATCCCTATGAATTTTAGTGAAATTACTATTGGCATACGCGTTCGTATCATAACCGGTTTCCACACCGGCAGGATTGGCATTGTACTAGCGAAAAGAACACAAACTGTCTTACTCGATATTGGAGAACCTTTACTTATCAGTGAACCACCTGAACATCTAGAGCCTGCACCTGAAGATCCACTACCACCAGGCTGGGAAGAAGTCGAGATATAAAAGCAAAAAAAGCCCTGCTACCGTAATGGCAAGCAGGGCTTTTTTTGTGTTAATAAAACTTTAACCATACTACTAAGCATGCTATAGTGTTGACCATATACTCCCAATGAGGTGAAATGTTATGACTAATCACATCGATGTAAATACGACACTAAGTCAATACTTCCCGCTTCCGGCACATCTTTATTGTAAAGACACTTCTTGCATTGTAGCTATGGCTCTTGAAGAAGAACGTGGACAAAATTGAGATTAACTCCTAACTGTCCTTGGTGAAGGGAAAGTATCCGATCTTTTTACAACTCCATAACAACTATCCTCCTATTCTATAATAACTTGGTGTTAAGGTGTATAAAGATTCATCATCTTAGATCCCAATGGAGGTAAATCTGATTGAACAAGAAAAAGCGGTCCGCTACATTAGTTGTTATCCTGTTTTCAGCTGGTGTGCTTGCAGCCAGTGCGCTGCTCGTCCCCAGCCTGATGAATTCCGTAGTTTTCGCCAAGAACAGTTCGTCAATTCAGGGCAGTAATCGGCTGGCTTTGAGTGAAAGCACGATACCCGTGCTGAAGGTGGAGGCGCCGGCGCCGGTATCCACCATACAACAAGACCTGTATCAACAGATGACAGCGGCGCAAATCCAGCAAATCTATGACTTTATAGACAAGGCAGAAGATCCCCATATTTCAGGTCGGGAACAAACCGAATCCGAAATCAACCGCAGACAAGTATTGGAGGATCAGTATGCGTATGACGGCCTCCGCCCCAAGCAGCAGCTGCCGTTAAAGGCCGGACAAGCAGATTTGTATCTAGATTTAGAAACCAATACATACACCTACCCGGAGAGGAGTATGACTGATGAGGAACTGTTACAGCTGATTGACTGGTACTACCGGCTGAATTACTTCGTGTCCAAACGAAATCCGACTGTGCCTCAGCTTCAGCCTCAGAAAATCAGCCAGGCTGAAGCTGAGGCACTGGCCTCTGACAGTGTGCGCAAGCTGTTCGCTGCCGATGTGTCCAAGCTAAAAACATCGAGAATGCTGATTGAGCTGGGACTAAACAAACGTCCAACCTGGACAGTTCATTTTGCTCCTTACAAGAAGCTTACCCTGCTTGGATCAGGCGAGGTATTCTGGGAATATGATGTGTTGATTAATGCAACAACCGGTGCCGTAGAGGATACGACAGCCATTAATTGGGCACTGAAGAGAACTCCCATCGACGACGACGCAGCCGGCACCATCCAGAAGGATGCCAGTTGGATTCATAAAGCCGTGCAGGTCATCACGGACAAGCAGGGAGAAACAAGAACCATTGTCAAAGCTTATCTAACCGATACCGAGTTTAACAACAAACGCGGGATGGTGGATGTTAAACTGTTGCTGGAAGATGGAAGTAGCTATACCGCGGAGTTCCGCTATCCCGATCAGACCCTTCGCTGCCTAATCTATGAAGCTTCTGACAAAGCCAATTAAGCGGAAACGTTACAGAAATAAAGCAGGTCGGGGCACCGCCGCCGTCCACCCGGCCTCACCGTCATGCAGGTTATTCACCATTAGAAATAAAAAAACTACGCCAGCCCAATTAACGAATAAATATGTTTTTCAAACCGGCTTAAATATGGGACAAATACACCAACTGTTGCAAAATTCACATCTGAGATGCCAATGGTTTATGCAAGAATGATTCAAAAAAAGTATAAGTTAAAAACTATGGGTTGGTCTCGTGAAGATCAACTTTTTTTATTATCCTTAAAGGGAATGGTTACAAGTTCCTGTCCTCTGACAAGGATTAACCTTGTCACATTGTACGAAGACACAAGTTACATAAACGACGCTCCGTTGCCTCTATATTACTCAAGGCTGAGGTAATCCGTAAACCACAAAAGCCCTACCGACCATATAGGTTAGTAGGGCTTTTTCATAATCTCAAACGTTTGGGAATTTACTTTGTGATATTAACTGTCTTACTTGCCGCGGTGGGTAAACTGTGGACATCTAGTCCCAAAGAACCTTCCTAATCCCTTTGAAATCACGGAATTTCTGATTCCTGTTAGATATAGAACATATAGTTGTCTGCCAAGCTCTCTTCTTTATAATTAATCAAGTCATGAAGCGTTGTGGAATCCAGTACGTCGGCAATGCTATCGCGAATACGCAGCCATAAATCGCGTTTTGCCGCGTCATCCTCTTCAGTGAAATCCACAGGAGAAATGGGTCCCTCTAGCACACGAATGATGTCACCCGCTGTAATAGCGCTGGCCTCACGTGATAAAATATATCCACCGTATGCACCACGAATACTTTTTACAAGTCCTGCGTTACGCAGAGGAGCGATTAGCTGCTCCAGATAGTGTTCAGAAAGTCCATTTTTCTCAGCGATACTCTTAAGTGAGGTCGGTCCTTCACCAAATTTCAGTGCAAGCTCCATCATAATTGTTAGTCCGTAACGTCCTTTGGTTGATATTTTCAAAGGGGCACCTCTTTCAGTTTAGTTTCTAGTTATTGTATACTATTGATTTGGTAAGTCATGCGTTTGTCATATCAAGGTATTCCGATGATTACTCTTAGTTTATGTTATCATATTCGAAGTCACAAATGAAATGGAAAACGAAACATTTTGCAAGAATGTTCACCCCTGGTGGACATTTTTCTATTCTCAGCCTCTTATTTTAGGGTTTACAGTAGACAGGTATGTTATAATACATTTTGAGCCGGGTGTTCCATGAATGACCGGTATTTTTGGTACAGAAATGGTGATTACGATGACAAAAGCAAAACAAGACACCCGTGTCGTCGTCGGCATGTCCGGAGGGGTCGATTCCTCCGTCACGGCGCTTCTGCTCAAGCAGCAGGGCTATGACGTCATCGGCATCTTCATGAAAAACTGGGACGATACCGACGAGTTCGGAGTATGTACGGCCGAAAGCGATGCAGAGGATGTTCGCCGCGTATGCGAGCAGATTGATATTCCTTACTATACCGTTAATTTCGAGAAGGAATACTTTGATAAAGTATTTTCTTATTTCCTCGATGAATATAAGGCCGGCCGGACGCCAAATCCTGACGTCATGTGCAACCGCGAGATTAAGTTTGGAGAATTTTTGAACAAAGCCCTTCAGCTTGGTGCCGATTATGTTGCTACTGGACATTACGCACGTGTTATAGAAGAAGATGGTGTGTACAAGCTGCTACGCGGTGTAGACAACAACAAAGACCAAACCTATTTCTTGAACGCGCTGGGACAGTATCAACTCTCTAAAGCAATGTTCCCGATTGGTCATCTTCCGAAGCCGGAAGTACGGAGAATTGCCGAGGAAGCTGGTCTCTATACTGCCAAGAAAAAAGACAGCACAGGCGTCTGCTTCATCGGCGAGCGTAACTTCCGTGAATTCCTCAGCCAATATCTCCCTGCACAATCGGGTGATATGGTAGATATAGCAACTGGGGAAATCAAGGGCCGCCACGATGGACTTATGTACTATACATTGGGTCAACGCCAAGGCCTTGGTATCGGTGGGTCCGGTAACGGCGAACCTTGGTTTGTGGCTGAGAAAGACCTTAGCCGTAACATTCTTTATGTTGTACAAGGAGACAAGCACCACAGCCTGTACTCCACTAGTCTGATTGCCTCCGGCGTGAACTGGATTAACGGACAAGAGCTAGGCTCTGAGCCGCTAAAATGCACCGCCAAATTCCGCTATCGCCAGCCAGATCAAGGCGTGACTCTTACTGCGCGGGAAGATGGAACAATAAATGTAGCCTTTGATGTTCCACAAAAAGCAATCACTCCTGGTCAAGCCGTTGTCTTCTATCTCGGCGAGCAATGTCTCGGTGGCGGCACGATCGAATATGCCGAGAAGGTTGTTCCTTCAGCGCAAGTTTAAGTGTATTCTATACATCCGCATCAGCCCTAACATACGAAGTCCTAAGAAATAGCTGTATTTGATACAGCTATTTCTTGTTTTCAAATCCCCTTTTCGATTTAGTTGTATTATGTACAATTAAAAACATCCAATATCCCTTTTTAGCCTATATAACTGGAAAATAGATGTATGAAATGCAGTTATATTACCTTTGCAGCTCTAAAATGAGGTTTTAGTTGTACAAAGTACAATTAGCCGGCTTCAAAGCGGAGAAATAGCCAAGAGAGCTACTCAAAAGGAAAGATAAAAAATGAAAGATAAAAAATGAAACAAGAAACGAAACACCAAACACAATACACACAAAAAAACAGCAGCTCAGGAATCTCTCCCTAAACTGCTGTTCTGTATCCTACCATTTGCTTTAAACTAACTCCCGCTATTCCTACTTACTGAGCTACTGCAGCTTTATCCGCAGATACTGCGATGTCGTTATAGTAGAGACCAGTGCCATCACCAATCGCATAATTCAGGACACGGTTGTTAACCGGAACTACTACTGCACGATAAAGTGTTGGGAATACTGGAATTTCGTTTACCATGAGCTGTTGCCACTCTTTATAGATCTCTTTACGTTTTTCTACATCAAATGCAGCCTCGGAAACACCTTCGGCGAGCAAGCGATCATTCTCTGCACTTGCATAACGAGGGAAGTTATAGATTGCATCTTTACCGTATAGACCTGTTGGGTCGACGTCAATCCCTACACCCCAAGCACCTTGATACACATCAACGGTAGGATCATCCTCACCATTTTGACCAATGCGATCATAGAAGGTATTAAACTCTACCATTTCCAAAGTTACATTCAGACCAATGGCTTTCCATGATTGTACATAATATTGAGCCAGCGGCTCAGCAATGTCTCCACCAGTCATCGAAATGAAATTAATCTTCAGCTCGCTGCCATCTGGATTCGTTCTAAATTCACCATTAAGCTTATAACCTGCATCATCCAAAATTTTCTTGGCTGCTTCTTGATCGTAAGCTACGCCCGGATTAGTAGCATCATGGAATTCCGGATGGGACGGTGGAATTAAAGTTGTTGCATTCCAGCGAAGACCATTATAGAATTTCTTACCCACTGTATCGTTGTCTACAGCAGCCCACATAGCTTTACGCAGGTTTACATCCGCCATTTTAGCTTTAGGATCGGTGGCAACAACTTTTTTCTCTGCATCCCATTTCCCCAGCTTAAATCCAATATACGTATAAGCACGGTCAATCGCACCCAGGAATTCAACGTTTGACATCTTTGCATTATCCGGGAATTGATCAACAGGGAAGGAATCCACTAAGTCAACTCCACCAGATTTCAATTCTTGCACAATCGTTGTAGGGTTGATAACCTTCAGAATTACCTTATCCAGTTTAGGAGCTCCACGCCAGTAATCGTCATTTTTAACGAATACTACAGATTCACCAGGAACGATGCTTTCCACTTTGAAAGCTCCAAAGCCAATCGGCTTTTGACGTAATTCAGGAGAAGAGGAAATTTTAGCAACATCCATACCACCAAAGATATGTTTGGCTAACGGATAAATCCATACCCCACCTGTTAACAGAGAAGGTGTAGATTTCAGGTAAGTAATTTGCAGTTTCTTATCACCCAGTACTTTAATTCCAGAAATGGTCTTGGCCTTACCAGAGTGGTACTCATCCATACCTTCAATATTAGTAAAGTCAGAACCGTAACGCGGTCCATCGTATTTCGGATTACCAATAACCTCATGCGCGAACAGCCAATCTTCTGCTGTCACTGGCTTTCCATCCTGCCAGTTCACATTGTCGCGTATTGTAAAGGTAAAGGTACGTCCATCCTCCGAGACTTCATACGTTGCTGCACCATCATTTGTATATACATAGTCTTTATCCCATGTTAACAAGCCTTCATCAAACCAATTCAACACTTGTGCATCCGGATCTCCAGAATAGAAGTTCCAGTTCAAAGTACCTTCAAATGGACTGTCAGAAACGAGTCCAAAAGTAATCGAGCCTCCATCAATAGCTTCACCTTGATTGGTCTTAATGTTACTGAAATCTTTAATGTTATAAAGTCCGTCTTCTGCTTCAGGCGCTGCCGTCGCTTCTGCGGTTTCCGCAGGGGCACTGGCACTTGGTGCAGCTGTTGACTCAGCCGCTCCGTTGTTGTTCTTGGAGCCGCAGGCTGCAAGGACAAACAACATTACAAACATTAATGAAACTAGTAGTGCCTTAGAACGGATGGGTTTTCTCATTTAATCATTTCCTCCCTTATTATCCTTTTCTTTGTCTTGCGTCGGTCGCACGCTTGAGCGCTTGACCCACATTATTTATACTCAACATCAATACCAGGATCAGCAGTGATGCGGGTAACCAGATCCACCATCTGAACTCAAGCGTTTGCGGATTTCTCGCATAGCTTACTAGAGTACCTAGACTGGGTGTACTTTCTGGAAAACCAAAACCTAGAAAGGATAGGCCTGATTCCAATCCAATATTAGCTGCCAAATTCAAGGTCATCGTTACGATAATGATTGAGCTTAGGTTCGGCAGCACTTGCGAGAACATAATTTTAAGATTGGAGGAGCCTAGGGTCTTAGATGCCTGAACGTAATCCAGTTCCTTCTCTTGCAACGTCTTGGAACGAATTAACCTGGCAATCCCCATCCAAAGAAATGCAGTCATGATAAAGGAGAAGGTCAACGTATTGTATTTAGGCACTGCGCTTACGAATGCTATAACAATCATTAGAAAGGGTAGGATCATGAAAAAATCTACAACACGCATCGAAATATTATCTACCGTTCCCCCAAAGTATCCAGAGAACAAACCTACTAGAATACCGATGATTCCCGTAAAAAAAGTAACCATAATGGCAATAGACATGGAATTTCGTGTGCCTATAATTAATTGACCGAATACATCCCGCCCTCCATAATCGGTCCCCAGCCAGTGTAGAGCCGAAGGCTTCTCATACAGTGCGAACAAATCAACCGTAACAATTTCTTTTTGATCTAAAAATAAGGAAATCCCATAAACGGCGGCAATAATCGTAAATAGGAAAATCAGTGAGACCAAAGCCAGTTTATCCCGCACGATCTCACGCCACACAATTCTGAAGCCTGATGGACTTTTATCTGTTTCCTGCAGCAGAGCTAGCTCTGCGCTTGTCTTTGCCATTTTATTCACCCCAAAGTGTTCATCTTCTTATTTAATCCGGATACGCGGATCTACGATACTTAAGATAATGTCTGATAACAACGCACCGACGATGGCAGCAATCCCATATAGAAGAACGAGCGCCGTTACTACGCTGAAATCCCGAATTGTTATCGAACTGAGGAACAACATCCCCATACCCGGATAGCTAAAGATACTTTCAACGAACACCGTTCCGCCGATCAGTCCAGTAATCTCATACCCGAAAAATGCAGCAATTGGCAGTAAGGAATTTCTCAATATATGTCGATTATAGACGCGCGACTCTGAAGCGCCTTTGGCTCTTGCCGTGAGGATAAAGTCCTTTTGTTTCGTATCAATAATCTCATTACGCAGGTATTGTACTGTCCCCACCGTTGCAATCAGCGCCATAGATAACGCGGGCAGAAGCAGATGGTAGAATTTACTCCAGAAGTGGCTTAGCGTACCCGGAACTTCTCCAGGACTGACACTACCGCTAGTAGGAAACCAATGAAGATGAAACCCGAAGACCCATACCATTAAGAGGGCGAAAATAAACAATGGTGCGGCAAAACCAATATACGTATACCCAGTAATGAGGCGATCCAGCCAT contains the following coding sequences:
- a CDS encoding ABC transporter permease, giving the protein MAKTSAELALLQETDKSPSGFRIVWREIVRDKLALVSLIFLFTIIAAVYGISLFLDQKEIVTVDLFALYEKPSALHWLGTDYGGRDVFGQLIIGTRNSMSIAIMVTFFTGIIGILVGLFSGYFGGTVDNISMRVVDFFMILPFLMIVIAFVSAVPKYNTLTFSFIMTAFLWMGIARLIRSKTLQEKELDYVQASKTLGSSNLKIMFSQVLPNLSSIIIVTMTLNLAANIGLESGLSFLGFGFPESTPSLGTLVSYARNPQTLEFRWWIWLPASLLILVLMLSINNVGQALKRATDARQRKG
- the opp4B gene encoding oligopeptide ABC transporter permease gives rise to the protein MWKIIVRRILIMIPQIFLLSILVFLMAKAMPGDALSGMLDPNIDPAAIDAMREKLGLNDPWYIQYWDWITKAIQGDFGQSFRFKMPVSELIGQRLMNTLWLAIVTLILTYLIAIPLGITSGRYNDSWLDRLITGYTYIGFAAPLFIFALLMVWVFGFHLHWFPTSGSVSPGEVPGTLSHFWSKFYHLLLPALSMALIATVGTVQYLRNEIIDTKQKDFILTARAKGASESRVYNRHILRNSLLPIAAFFGYEITGLIGGTVFVESIFSYPGMGMLFLSSITIRDFSVVTALVLLYGIAAIVGALLSDIILSIVDPRIRIK
- a CDS encoding sialidase family protein, whose amino-acid sequence is MVNIQISPSTSAQFEPTIAVNWLNPSVMVAVAVDLRSGPPNIGLYKSIDAGATWTTTLLPLPTGFAGIEAPHIDYIFPTTFVVLAHAFDSDGLSGSIVSYTSVDNASSFGPPVIVNQGFGQFVNDDQVVVVTDKAGSSPYFGNVYTGYTHDYNTQFIPGNTIFFNRSLDSGDTYFSPALLSSVEEFEEFPGIAITLNGIVVVGWINQPPGNTDLKIRTSPDGGVTFTPETMVDTVVVPPDPLPGYSFRCLTYPSLAADISNAPTTQGNVYAVWQDFREGYADIFLATSTDFGVDWGTPISITGSPAGSQNFFPAITVSPADGAIFVTYYTNRVNPLNLDVYLATSRDGGMTFTNTRITTTSFDVTGITLIGDYIGNAIVPQTGRLVSVWTDTRTGTENIWFGDNQ
- a CDS encoding oligopeptide ABC transporter substrate-binding protein, with product MRKPIRSKALLVSLMFVMLFVLAACGSKNNNGAAESTAAPSASAPAETAEATAAPEAEDGLYNIKDFSNIKTNQGEAIDGGSITFGLVSDSPFEGTLNWNFYSGDPDAQVLNWFDEGLLTWDKDYVYTNDGAATYEVSEDGRTFTFTIRDNVNWQDGKPVTAEDWLFAHEVIGNPKYDGPRYGSDFTNIEGMDEYHSGKAKTISGIKVLGDKKLQITYLKSTPSLLTGGVWIYPLAKHIFGGMDVAKISSSPELRQKPIGFGAFKVESIVPGESVVFVKNDDYWRGAPKLDKVILKVINPTTIVQELKSGGVDLVDSFPVDQFPDNAKMSNVEFLGAIDRAYTYIGFKLGKWDAEKKVVATDPKAKMADVNLRKAMWAAVDNDTVGKKFYNGLRWNATTLIPPSHPEFHDATNPGVAYDQEAAKKILDDAGYKLNGEFRTNPDGSELKINFISMTGGDIAEPLAQYYVQSWKAIGLNVTLEMVEFNTFYDRIGQNGEDDPTVDVYQGAWGVGIDVDPTGLYGKDAIYNFPRYASAENDRLLAEGVSEAAFDVEKRKEIYKEWQQLMVNEIPVFPTLYRAVVVPVNNRVLNYAIGDGTGLYYNDIAVSADKAAVAQ
- the mnmA gene encoding tRNA 2-thiouridine(34) synthase MnmA, with translation MTKAKQDTRVVVGMSGGVDSSVTALLLKQQGYDVIGIFMKNWDDTDEFGVCTAESDAEDVRRVCEQIDIPYYTVNFEKEYFDKVFSYFLDEYKAGRTPNPDVMCNREIKFGEFLNKALQLGADYVATGHYARVIEEDGVYKLLRGVDNNKDQTYFLNALGQYQLSKAMFPIGHLPKPEVRRIAEEAGLYTAKKKDSTGVCFIGERNFREFLSQYLPAQSGDMVDIATGEIKGRHDGLMYYTLGQRQGLGIGGSGNGEPWFVAEKDLSRNILYVVQGDKHHSLYSTSLIASGVNWINGQELGSEPLKCTAKFRYRQPDQGVTLTAREDGTINVAFDVPQKAITPGQAVVFYLGEQCLGGGTIEYAEKVVPSAQV
- a CDS encoding Rrf2 family transcriptional regulator — translated: MKISTKGRYGLTIMMELALKFGEGPTSLKSIAEKNGLSEHYLEQLIAPLRNAGLVKSIRGAYGGYILSREASAITAGDIIRVLEGPISPVDFTEEDDAAKRDLWLRIRDSIADVLDSTTLHDLINYKEESLADNYMFYI
- a CDS encoding glycosyltransferase, with product MADVGVVMPLYTQKPEFLRQALESVLRQTFTEFRLVIVIDGAPEMEPLVRSIIAEDPRVTIISYVQNRGIAHALNTGFDLLFSDPSIQYLSWVSSDNVYEPRFLEILRGALVKGPQELGIVYSSFQSIDNEGTLLHNEHQLATQRNYQSQPKESLLDYSLIGVSFMYKSQVAKLVGAYGMEPVEDYDYWLRMAEHCDIRFIPVELVKYRVDSTFSVSAQLHSTENHRRWRYTYHLTRHQARFRRGIRPMITVLFPVVNACADEIARIENLYEQTYSNYECRVLDLSLTGHPSALLGSIPHPATEFVRMPGVVESHAICGALEHLSTPYTIVLGPKIFIGALDIEYMLEALITTGGDTISNYYTDDHSLIGFRHRHVPSTKTHYYNELFRSADLYDLLKIYFS